One Vigna unguiculata cultivar IT97K-499-35 chromosome 11, ASM411807v1, whole genome shotgun sequence DNA window includes the following coding sequences:
- the LOC114169001 gene encoding indole-3-acetic acid-amido synthetase GH3.10-like: MPQHQPTLMEPLLTHNPGNGNPNYRYDVINWFEHVSQNAAYVQTQLLAQILKQNYGVEYLNKWLGNYNILEIDACALESLFSSVVPLASHADFEPFIQRIADGDTAPLLTQQPITTLSLSSGTTEGRQKFVPFTRHSAQTTLQIFTLAAAYRSRVYPIREGGRILEFIYSSNRFKTKGGLTAGTATTHYYASEEFKIKQDATKSFTCSPQEVISGGDYKQSTYCHLLLGLFYSDQVEFITSAFIYSMVQAFSSFEENWIEICNDIRDGTLSSRIKSPKMRKAVLDIISPSPDLASKLESACHELELEKWSGLIPKLWPNAKYVYSIMTGSMQPYLKKLRHYANGLPLVSADYGSTESWIGVNVDPSLPPEHVTFAVVPTFSYFEFIPLHRNENNFGSGADDFTEDKPIPLSQVKVGQEYEVVLTTFTGLYRCRLGDVVEVGGFHNGTPKLNFVCRRKLILTVNIDKNTEKDLQLVVERGSQILTKEKAELVDFTSYADVSKQPGHYVIFWEIKGEVEDKILGACCSEMDKLFMDHGYVVSRKTNSIGPLELCILETGTFKKILDNFIANGAALSQFKTPRCTSNRVLLKILNTCTTKSFRSTAYNNT; encoded by the exons ATGCCGCAGCACCAACCAACCTTAATGGAACCTCTTCTCACCCACAACCCCGGCAATGGCAACCCCAACTATCGCTATGATGTCATAAACTGGTTTGAACATGTATCCCAGAATGCTGCTTATGTTCAGACTCAGTTGCTCGCCCAGATTTTGAAGCAAAACTATGGTGTCGAATATCTCAACAAATGGTTGGGGAACTACAATATCCTTGAGATCGACGCATGTGCATTGGAATCCCTTTTCTCTTCTGTGGTTCCCCTTGCTTCACATGCTGACTTTGAGCCATTTATCCAAAGGATTGCTGATGGGGACACAGCTCCTTTACTCACTCAACAACCCATAACCACTCTTTCCTTAAG TTCTGGAACAACAGAGGGGAGGCAGAAGTTCGTACCCTTTACTCGCCATAGTGCACAAACCACGCTTCAAATATTCACCCTAGCAGCAGCCTATAGATCAAG GGTTTATCCAATAAGGGAAGGAGGAAGGATTCTTGAATTCATATACAGCAGCAACAGGTTCAAAACAAAAGGAGGTTTAACAGCAGGAACAGCCACAACACACTACTATGCGAGTGAAGAATTCAAAATCAAGCAGGATGCGACCAAATCCTTCACTTGCAGCCCCCAAGAAGTGATTTCTGGTGGAGACTACAAGCAATCCACGTATTGCCACCTCCTTCTTGGCCTCTTTTACTCTGACCAAGTGGAATTTATCACCTCAGCTTTCATCTACAGCATGGTGCAAGCTTTCAGCAGTTTTGAAGAGAATTGGATAGAGATTTGCAATGACATCAGAGATGGCACTCTCAGTTCAAGAATCAAGTCACCGAAGATGAGAAAGGCTGTTTTGGACATCATCTCTCCAAGCCCAGATTTGGCTTCGAAGTTGGAAAGTGCTTGCCATGAGCTAGAACTGGAAAAGTGGTCTGGTTTAATTCCAAAACTGTGGCCAAATGCTAAGTATGTGTACTCCATAATGACAGGGTCCATGCAACCATATTTGAAAAAGCTCAGGCATTATGCAAATGGGTTGCCTTTGGTCAGTGCTGATTATGGCTCAACTGAGAGCTGGATAGGGGTTAATGTTGATCCTAGTTTACCACCAGAACATGTAACATTCGCTGTGGTTCCTACTTTCTCTTACTTTGAGTTCATACCACTTCACAGGAATGAAAACAATTTCGGTTCAGGAGCTGATGATTTCACAGAAGATAAGCCAATTCCTCTCTCTCAGGTTAAAGTTGGACAAGAGTATGAAGTTGTCCTCACAACTTTCACCG GACTATACAGGTGCAGGCTAGGGGATGTGGTGGAAGTGGGTGGATTCCACAATGGGACCCCAAAGTTGAACTTTGTGTGTAGAAGAAAGCTAATATTGACAGTAAACATAGACAAGAACACAGAAAAGGACCTTCAACTAGTGGTAGAGAGAGGGTCCCAGATTCTGACGAAAGAAAAAGCGGAGCTGGTTGATTTCACAAGCTATGCAGATGTGTCAAAGCAACCAGGGCACTACGTAATATTTTGGGAGATAAAAGGTGAGGTAGAAGACAAGATCCTTGGTGCATGTTGCAGTGAAATGGACAAATTGTTCATGGATCATGGGTATGTGGTGTCAAGAAAAACCAACTCGATAGGACCCTTAGAACTCTGCATTTTGGAGACTGGAACTTTCAAGAAGATTTTGGACAACTTCATCGCAAATGGGGCAGCCTTGAGCCAATTCAAAACCCCCAGGTGCACCAGTAATCGTGTCCTCCTCAAAATTCTTAACACGTGCACCACAAAAAGCTTTCGTAGCACTGCTTACAACAACACTTGA